One stretch of Nicotiana tabacum cultivar K326 chromosome 18, ASM71507v2, whole genome shotgun sequence DNA includes these proteins:
- the LOC107762164 gene encoding 1-acyl-sn-glycerol-3-phosphate acyltransferase PLS1-like produces MAIAAAIILPIGLLFLLSGLIINFIQALLFILVRPCSKNIYRGINKEVTELLWLELIWLFDWWANVKVELYTDQETFGLMGKEHALVISNHRSDIDWLVGWVIAQRVGCLGSTIALAKKSLSYLPVLGWSMWFSGYISLERSWAKDENTLKSGFQQLNDFHQPFWLAVFVEGTRFTHTKLLAAQEYATSAGLPIPRNVLIPRTKGFVAAVSHLRSFVPAIYNITFAIPKDKPRPTLLRMLRGCSSVVHVRVERRLMQELPEDESGIAQWCKDVFVVKDTLLEQHLVTGTFGDQECQDIGRPKKSLLVVICWSCFLFFSAIKFFEWCPFSWGGVVFCAVFLVFVLVLMQILIVFSKSEKSIAPKVPPRNTLEENLLPA; encoded by the exons ATGGCAATCGCAGCCGCCATTATTCTTCCTATTGGTCTTCTCTTCCTTTTATCTGGCCTCATTATCAACTTCATTCAG GCACTTCTCTTCATTCTAGTTCGACCCTGTTCGAAAAACATATACAGAGGAATCAATAAAGAAGTTACAGAATTGTTATGGTTGGAACTCATATGGCTTTTCGACTGGTGGGCAAATGTTAAG GTTGAGTTATACACAGATCAAGAAACTTTTGGGTTGATGG GAAAAGAACATGCACTAGTAATCTCCAATCATAGAAGTGACATTGACTGGCTTGTCGGATGGGTTATAGCTCAG AGAGTAGGTTGCCTCGGTAGCACAATTGCTTTGGCAAAGAAATCTTTATCATATCTTCCT GTTTTGGGATGGTCAATGTGGTTTTCTGGTTATATCAGTCTCGAGAGAAGCTGGGCCAAGGATGAAAACACCTTGAAG TCAGGCTTCCAACAGCTAAATGATTTCCACCAACCTTTTTGGTTGGCTGTTTTTGTAGAAGGAACTCGCTTTACGCACACAAAGCTTTTAGCAGCCCAAGAATATGCTACTTCTGCAGGATTACCTATCCCAAGGAATGTTTTGATTCCTCGAACCAAG GGTTTTGTTGCAGCAGTAAGCCATTTGCGTTCTTTTGTTCCAGCAATTTATAATATAACATTTGCAATTCCTAAAGATAAGCCTCGACCGACATTGCTAAGAATGCTTAGAGGATGTTCGTCTGTG GTCCATGTGCGTGTTGAACGGCGTTTGATGCAGGAATTACCAGAAGATGAGAGTGGCATTGCGCAATGGTGCAAAGATGTTTTTGTTGTAAAG GATACTTTGTTGGAACAACATCTTGTTACGGGTACATTTGGTGATCAAGAATGTCAAGATATCGGAAGACCAAAAAAGTCCTTATTG GTTGTTATCTGTTGGTCATGCTTCCTTTTCTTCAGCGCTATAAAATTTTTCGAGTGGTGTCCATTCTCTTGGGGAGGAGTTGTATTCTGTGCAGTTTTCTTGGTCTTCGTCCTAGTCTTGATGCAGATTCTCATTGTCTTTTCCAAGTCAGAAAAATCTATTGCTCCTAAAGTACCTCCGCGAAATACATTGGAGGAGAATTTACTTCCagcatga
- the LOC107762161 gene encoding xanthine dehydrogenase 1 → MGSLMNESEMERIGDESKEAILYVNGVRRVLPDGLAHLTLLEYLREIGLTGTKLGCGEGGCGACTVMVSYFDQNLKKCVHHAINACLAPLYSVEGMHVITVEGIGNHKAGLHPIQESLACTHGSQCGFCTPGFVMSMYALLRSSKEPPSEEQIEESLAGNLCRCTGYRPIIDAFRVFAKTNNALYTNTSLQSISSGEFICPSTGKPCSCGPKAGSSEETIEQNLSNDCGWRPFSYNETDGTTYTSRELIFPPELLLRKLTYLSLSGSNGLKWYRPLKLRHLLDLKARYPDARLVVGNSEVGIEVRLKRIHYPILISVAHVPELNHIRVEDDGLEIGAAVKLSQLVEVLKKVKNERPVYETSSCRALIEQIKWFAGTQIRNVASVGGNICTASPISDLNPLWMAAGAKFRIIDCKGNVRTCLAKNFFQGYRKVDLASSEILLSVSLPWNKPFEFVREFKQSHRRDDDIAIVNAGMHVCLEKKDQKWIVSDALIVYGGVAPLSFAASKTSDFLIGKKWNKELLYGALKILGDEIVLKEDAPGGMVEFRKSLTFSFFFKFFLWVCHQMDGQPSFLEKVPASHVSAVDSSLRPSISSIQDFEIRKHGTSVGSPEVHISSRLQVSGEAEYTDDVPTPPNSLHAALVLSKKPHAHILSIDDLGARSSPGFAGIFFAKDVPSKNMVGPVITDEELFATVFVTCVGQVIGVVVADTHENAKLAARKVHVEYEDLPAVLSIEDAIQANSYHPNTARCLTKGDVEQCFQSGQCDNIIEGEVRVGGQEHFYLEPQGTLIWTVDSGNEVHMISSTQAPQKHQKYVSQVLGLPMSKVVCKTKRIGGGFGGKETRSAFLAAVAAVPSYLLDRPVKLILDRDIDMMTSGQRHSFLGKYKVGFTNDGKVLALDLRIYSNAGYSLDLSLAVLERAMFHSHNVYEIPNMRVNGNVCFTNFPSNTAFRGFGGPQGMLIAENWIERIAVEVNKSPEEIREMNFIGEGSVLHYGQKVEDCTLGRLWNELKSSCDFINAQNEVENFNRQNRWKKRGIAMVPTKFGISFTIKFMNQAGALVQVYTDGTVLVTHGGVEMGQGLHTKVAQIAASSFDIPLSAVFISETSTDKVPNASPTAASASSDMYGAAVLDACEQIKARMEPIASKNNFSSFAELVSACYMERIDLSAHGFYITPDIGFDWKSGKGTAFRYFTYGAAFAEVEIDTLTGDFHTRRADIILDLGFSLNPAIDVGQIEGAFVQGLGWVALEELKWGDKAHKWIPPGCLFTCGPGNYKLPSLNDVPFKFNVSLLKDAPNTKAIHSSKAVGEPPFFLGSAVLFAIKNAIKSARAEAGYSDWFPLDNPATPERIRMACADEFTKLLVESDFRPKLSV, encoded by the exons GCACCATGCAATTAATGCATGCTTGGCTCCTCTATATTCTGTGGAAGGGATGCATGTCATCACAGTGGAGGGAATCGGGAACCACAAAGCTGGATTGCATCCAATTCAG GAATCATTGGCTTGCACGCATGGCTCACAATGTGGATTCTGCACTCCTGGTTTTGTGATGTCCATGTATGCATTACTACGATCATCTAAAGAACCGCCTTCAGAAGAGCAAATTGAAGAAAGTCTTGCAGGAAATTTATGTCGATGTACTGGTTATAGGCCAATTATTGATGCATTTCGAGTATTCGCAAAAACTAATAATGCTTTATATACCAACACATCTTTACAAAGCATTAGTAGTGGTGAGTTTATCTGTCCTTCAACGGGTAAGCCCTGTTCATGTGGGCCAAAGGCTGGAAGTAGTGAAGAAACTATTGAACAAAATTTGAGCAATGACTGTGGCTGGCGGCCATTTTCTTACAACGAGACTGATGGAACCACCTACACCAGCAGGGAACTTATTTTTCCTCCCGAACTTCTATTAAGGAAATTGACTTATTTAAGTTTGAGCGGATCAAATGGACTAAAGTGGTATAGGCCCTTAAAACTTCGACATCTGTTGGATTTAAAAGCAAGATATCCAGATGCCAGGTTAGTTGTTGGAAATTCAGAGGTGGGAATTGAAGTCAGGCTTAAAAGAATTCACTATCCTATATTAATATCTGTTGCACATGTTCCTGAACTTAACCATATAAGAGTTGAGGATGACGGCTTAGAAATAGGTGCTGCAGTGAAATTGTCACAGCTCGTGGAGGTATTAAAGAAGGTAAAAAACGAGCGTCCTGTGTATGAAACATCATCATGTCGAGCTCTCATTGAGCAGATAAAGTGGTTTGCTGGAACACAAATACGGAACGTTGCATCAGTTGGTGGGAATATCTGCACTGCAAGCCCAATATCAGATTTGAACCCTCTTTGGATGGCAGCAGGAGCAAAGTTTCGAATAATTGACTGCAAAGGAAATGTTAGAACATGTTTGGCTAAGAATTTCTTCCAGGGCTATCGTAAGGTGGATCTCGCAAGTAGTGAAATTTTACTGTCAGTATCATTGCCTTGGAATAAGCCATTCGAGTTTGTGAGAGAGTTTAAGCAATCTCATAGGAGAGATGATGATATTGCCATTGTCAATGCTGGGATGCATGTCTGCCTTGAAAAGAAAGACCAGAAATGGATTGTTTCAGATGCTTTGATTGTCTATGGTGGGGTTGCTCCTCTTTCATTTGCTGCATCGAAAACTAGTGACTTTTTAATCGGGAAAAAATGGAATAAAGAGCTGTTATATGGTGCTTTGAAAATTTTAGGGGATGAAATTGTGCTGAAGGAAGATGCACCTGGCGGGATGGTTGAATTTCGAAAATCATTAACGTttagtttcttcttcaaatttttcttGTGGGTTTGTCATCAAATGGATGGACAACCATCGTTTCTTGAGAAAGTTCCAGCTTCGCATGTTTCAGCTGTAGATTCATCTCTTCGACCATCCATTAGTTCAATTCAGGATTTTGAGATCAGGAAGCACGGCACTTCTGTGGGTTCCCCTGAGGTTCATATTTCGTCAAGGCTTCAG GTTTCAGGAGAGGCAGAATATACTGATGATGTGCCAACTCCACCCAATAGTTTACACGCTGCtctggtattgagtaaaaaaccTCATGCTCATATACTTTCAATAGATGATTTGGGAGCCAGGTCCTCTCCTGGATTTGCGGGTATTTTCTTTGCCAAAGATGTACCTAGTAAGAATATGGTTGGACCAGTTATTACTGATGAGGAACTTTTTGCCACGGTGTTTGTCACTTGTGTGGGGCAG GTTATTGGAGTGGTTGTAGCTGACACACATGAAAATGCAAAACTTGCTGCTAGAAAGGTTCATGTCGAGTATGAAGATCTACCTGCAGTTTTATCAATAGAGGATGCTATACAGGCTAACAGTTATCATCCTAATACGGCAAGGTGTCTGACAAAAGGAGACGTCGAACAGTGTTTCCAATCTGGACAATGTGACAATATTATAGAAGGAGAAGTTAGGGTAGGTGGTCAGGAACATTTTTATTTGGAGCCTCAAGGGACTTTAATATGGACAGTGGATAGTGGCAACGAGGTGCACATGATCTCATCCACCCAG GCTCCTCAGAAGCACCAGAAGTATGTTTCTCAGGTTCTTGGTCTTCCAATGTCAAAGGTGGTTTGCAAGACTAAAAGGATAGGTGGTGGATTTGGAGGAAAGGAGACTAGGTCTGCTTTCCTTGCTGCTGTAGCTGCTGTTCCATCATATCTGTTGGATCGTCCAGTGAAACTCATTCTGGATAGGGATATAGACATGATGACAAGTGGGCAGCGACATAGCTTTCTTGGAAAGTACAAG GTTGGGTTTACAAATGATGGGAAAGTGCTTGCCTTGGATCTTCGTATCTACAGTAATGCTGGATATTCATTGGATTTATCACTTGCTGTACTTGAACGTGCTATGTTCCATTCGCACAATGTCTATGAAATACCAAATATGAGGGTTAACGGAAATGTCTGCTTCACTAATTTTCCTAGTAATACAGCTTTTAGAGGATTTGGAGGCCCACAGGGTATGCTAATTGCTGAGAATTGGATAGAGAGGATTGCCGTGGAAGTTAACAAAAGCCCAGAAGAAATAAGG GAAATGAATTTTATTGGTGAAGGATCAGTCTTGCATTATGGTCAAAAAGTTGAAGACTGCACCTTGGGACGTCTCTGGAATGAATTGAAATCTTCTTGTGACTTCATTAATGctcaaaatgaagttgaaaatttCAATCGCCAGAATCGGTGGAAGAAGCGAGGTATTGCCATGGTGCCAACCAAATTTGGGATATCTTTCACTATAAAGTTTATGAACCAG GCGGGTGCTCTTGTTCAAGTTTACACTGATGGAACTGTGTTGGTCACTCATGGGGGTGTCGAGATGGGCCAAGGTTTGCATACAAAAGTTGCCCAGATTGCTGCATCTTCCTTTGATATTCCTCTAAGTGCAGTATTCATTTCGGAGACAAGCACTGATAAG GTTCCTAATGCTTCACCAACAGCTGCTTCTGCAAGTTCTGACATGTATGGAGCTGCAGTACTGGATGCATGCGAGCAAATAAAAGCACGAATGGAGCCTATTGCATCCAAGAATAACTTTAGCTCATTTGCAGAG CTTGTCAGTGCATGTTACATGGAGAGAATAGACCTTTCTGCTCATGGGTTCTACATTACACCTGATATTGGTTTTGACTGGAAATCTGGAAAAGGCACTGCATTTAGGTACTTCACCTATGGTGCTGCATTTGCCGAAGTTGAAATTGACACATTGACAGGCGATTTCCATACTAGGAGAGCAGACATTATCCTAGACCTTGGATTCTCTCTCAATCCAGCAATTGATGTTGGACAG ATTGAAGGAGCATTTGTGCAGGGTCTTGGATGGGTAGCATTGGAAGAGCTGAAATGGGGCGATAAAGCACACAAGTGGATTCCACCTGGATGCCTATTCACATGTGGACCTGGAAATTACAAGCTTCCATCTTTGAACGATGTGCCTTTCAAATTTAATGTCTCTCTTCTGAAA GATGCTCCAAACACCAAGGCAATCCATTCATCTAAAGCAGTAGGAGAACCACCTTTCTTTCTTGGCTCAGCTGTCTTATTCGCAATCAAGAACGCCATCAAATCTGCAAGGGCGGAAGCTGGTTACAGTGACTGGTTCCCTCTTGATAATCCAGCCACTCCAGAGCGTATTCGAATGGCTTGCGCTGatgaatttacaaagttattagtGGAGTCTGATTTTCGGCCAAAGCTAAGTGTTTGA